CATCCTGCTTACCTTCCAGTAATTGATCGCCGTCTAATTTCCAGGGTGACCATAGTTTTTCGGGTGGCGCAAGCCAGGCAGGCTTGGGTAAACTTCCAACAATTGAGGTTGGTAATAATTTCTTGATCATAAAATAATTTTAGGTGCTGTATAAATTAAAGAGGAAAATTGGCAGACCATTCTTCGAGCATATCCTGGTAAGGTTTGATGAAATGCTCTTCAGCATATTTACCCTGTTCAATAGCAAGTCGGCTGCGCTCTACGCGGTCATATTCCACGCGAGTAAGTGAATAATCTTCGTGTTTAAGACTAGGTTGATAAATTTGCCCAGCCACTGAATTTGCATTGTAAATTTCAGGGCGATAAATCTTCTGGAATGTTTCCATCGTGCTGATGGAGCTGATTAGTCCAAGATCGGTATAATCAGTAAGTAGATCTCCGGAATGATAAAAAGCCATGGGTGCCACACTGTTCTGAGGCATGAAAAAACGAACTTTTAAGCCCATTTTAGCGAAATATTCGTCGGTGAGTGAATACTGATCCTGCAGATACTCAAAACCCAGAACGGGATGCTGATAGTCCGTGCGGGTATAAGTTTTGTTGCTCGATACACTTAGACAAATGATAGGTGACATTTTAAAGTGTTCTTTATAAGTGTCTGAACTCACAAAGCACTTATAAAGTTTTCCGTGCAAATCACCAAAATTTTCAGGGACAGTAAAACTAGATTTATTTTTATTGTACTCGATCAATAAAACACTGAAATCGTAATCACGCACATACGAAGAAAAATTATTTCCGGCAATACCTTCGATATACTGGTTAGTCTTACGGTCAAAAATATTCGTCTTTAAAACTTCAATCATCGGCAGATCGTTACTCCCATTCTTATCATCAATACTCAACGTTACTGTGAGGATTTCAAGTTCTACCAGGTAACGATCAGCTTTAGGATTATCCAAATGAGCCAATGCATTGAATCGATTGTTAATCATATTTAAGGCATTGCGTAAGTTTTGCTGACGATTATCTCCTCTAGCCAAGTTTGCAAAATTGGTTGTTAAACGCGTTTGACTTGCGGGGTGATAGTTTTCATCTAAACGAGTGCTCTTTAGCGTGAACACAAAATCATTCTTGATGGCGTGCTGGATATTTTCCATGTTGTTAACTTTTTAAATGGTTAATGATCATTAAAAAGTTCCTTGATAGTTCAGAATGCTTACACAAAAAGAGGAGAGAAAGGCGTACGGCGTCTAAGGTACACCTAACAGGTAAAGGCACCTTGGAATATACGTTGATCTGTCCGACAACCTCTTTCGCGAAAGTATCGACCAATTCAGAAAAGGCAGGTATCCTGACTTGCAACCGTATTTACCGGCCTTCCCGCTTGCGCAGTGACCTTTTGTTGGCAAAACATTGATTTACTTACAGTTGCGGGATAGCTCGTGATTTACACACGATTTCCTGTTAATTCACCGCTAAGTAAAACCTTTCCTGATCGTTGAAATATGTAAAGAACCAGAGTATTTAACTCGAGACAAAGTTACAAAAACAGTTATTAAAGCTGAAATACCTTTATAACTTCAGTAAAAATTACTTTAATTAGCATTTTTGTAAAACTTTTATGCTGTTTATTATTATCTTTATACCTTCTAAAAGTAAATTATGCTATGGCGCAATT
The Sphingobacterium spiritivorum genome window above contains:
- a CDS encoding DUF1852 domain-containing protein, which produces MENIQHAIKNDFVFTLKSTRLDENYHPASQTRLTTNFANLARGDNRQQNLRNALNMINNRFNALAHLDNPKADRYLVELEILTVTLSIDDKNGSNDLPMIEVLKTNIFDRKTNQYIEGIAGNNFSSYVRDYDFSVLLIEYNKNKSSFTVPENFGDLHGKLYKCFVSSDTYKEHFKMSPIICLSVSSNKTYTRTDYQHPVLGFEYLQDQYSLTDEYFAKMGLKVRFFMPQNSVAPMAFYHSGDLLTDYTDLGLISSISTMETFQKIYRPEIYNANSVAGQIYQPSLKHEDYSLTRVEYDRVERSRLAIEQGKYAEEHFIKPYQDMLEEWSANFPL